From the Prochlorococcus marinus CUG1416 genome, the window TCAAGTCTAAAGCCCCTAGAAAATAGACTAAAGGAGCAATTTGACCATACATTTTTAGTAAATAAAGATGACCCTTTGTTGAATTACTGGGAAAAATTACATGACTTAGATGCTTTAGATCTGAGAATTATGGATAATGTAGGAATGGAGTTCACTTCTGAATTGACTTGGAGATGGGCTAATGAATATTTGCAGGACAAGGACAAGGGCAGAACATGTTGTTGGAAAACAGAATCAAAAGAAAATAAATCTAATAAAGCAAGTTATGAGAAAATTCCTGATTGGTTCAAATCTTAGATTAAAGTTGTTAAATTTCAAGTCATATAGAATTCTTTAATTTAGATCTTTAATCAACAATTATCTCTCCATTAACCAGATAAATATTAATCTCGTCTTTATTAAGGTAATGATTATTCAATATATTATTTGAAATTTTTGTCTCGATTTGTTTTTGAATAATTCTTTTTAAAGGCCTTGCACCATAAACATGATCGAAACTATTTTCGACAAGTTGGTTAATTACCTCATCCGTAATTTTGAATTTTAAGTTTTTTTTGTTAAGTCTTCTTTCTAAATTTTGAATCTGGATTTTTGCAATTTCTTTTATGTCATTTAATTCTAAATTATTAAAAATAACTATTTCATCAAGTCGATTTAAAAACTCAGGCTTGAAAAATTTCTTAAGTTCATTATCTAAAACTTTTTTAATTTCATGTGTATCTTCTTTTCTAACTGATAAATCAGTTATTGATTGACTTCCTAAATTACTTGTGAGAACAATAATTGAATTTTTGAAATTGATTGTACGACCTTGACCATCAGTAATGATTCCATCATCAAGAACCTGTAAGAGAATATCTAATATATCTTTATGAGCTTTCTCTATTTCATCAAGAAGTATCAATGAATAAGGATTTTTGCGTACAGCTTCAGTTAGTTGACCGCCTGATTCGAAACCTAAATATCCAGGAGGTGCACCTATGATTTTGCTAACTGAATGTTTTTCCATATATTCAGACATATCAAGTCTTGTGATTGAAGAATTTGAATCGAATATAATTTTTGCTGTTACTTTACTAAGCTCTGTTTTCCCAACACCAGTTGGACCTAAAAAAAGGAAACTTGCTAATGGTTTGCTTGGATCATTTAGACCAGTTCTCGATCTTTTAATGGAATCTGCAACTGCCCTAATTGCACTATTTTGGCCAATAATTTTTTCTTTAAGGACCGACTCGAGGCTTAAAAGCTTATCCTTTTCTGACTGATTTAAGTTCTGTACTGGAATAGAGGTCCACTTTGAGACAACTTCTGCAATATCATCAAAAGTAACCTCTTGCCTTAAAAGACTAGCCTCTCCGTTTTTGTGAGAATTAACTAGACACTCATTTTTTTCTTTCAATTTTTTTTGTAAAGAATTTAAAGTGCCAAATTCTAATTCTGCTGCTTTATTGAGGTCAAAACTCCTTTTGGCTTGATCTATTTGCAATTGAACAGATTCAATTTCTTCTTTTATGGTGCTAATCTCATCAATTTCATCTTTTTCTTTTTTCCATTTAGCGCCTAATTCTGCCTGTTTATCTTTAAGGGATATAAGTTCAATATTGATTTTTTTTAATCTTTCTACAGAAAAAACATCCGTTTCTCTTTTTAAAGATAATTTTTCCATCTCAAACTGCAGAACTTTTCGATCAATTTCATCAATTTCTTCAGGTTTGGAAGTTATGACTATATTTAATCTTGAGGCTGCTTCATCGATTAAATCTATTGCTTTGTCAGGAAGAAATCTATCGTTAATATATCTTTCGCTAAGGGTTGCAGCGGCAACTAAAGCATTATCAGAAATTCTCACACTATGATGAACTTCGTATCTTTCTCTCAATCCTCTTAATATTGATACAGTATCATCTATTGAAGGAGCATCAATTTTTATTTTCTGAAATCTTCGTTCTAGCGCAGGATCTTTTTCTATATTTTGTTTATGTTCATTAATGGTTGTAGCACCAATACAT encodes:
- a CDS encoding 6-carboxytetrahydropterin synthase, which codes for MYIHSVKFSCSKSYEDFPCSHRQWRHEGHCRFVHGYSRSFTFWFTAKKLDLNGFVVDFSSLKPLENRLKEQFDHTFLVNKDDPLLNYWEKLHDLDALDLRIMDNVGMEFTSELTWRWANEYLQDKDKGRTCCWKTESKENKSNKASYEKIPDWFKS
- a CDS encoding ATP-dependent Clp protease ATP-binding subunit; the encoded protein is MKIVPSEFSNSAWNCFILAKETAYKNHQQNVDSDNLFLALIKQDNLTKKILKKNNVNIKEIEKEIMSSLNLKAKMKNKQDNLYIGDTLHKIFLKANEIKNTLNDVVISTEHLIYGFTYDIKYGFQILNQKGIPEFLETIKKMKSDPALKNEFDTSNESLEKYGIDLTQSARDGILDPVVGRDEEIRRTIQILSRRTKNNPVLIGEPGVGKTAIVEGLAQRIINGDVPSALQDRQLIALDMGSLIAGAKYRGEFEERIKNVLKKVKESDGKIILFIDEIHTVVGAGASGGSLDASNLLKPMLARGELRCIGATTINEHKQNIEKDPALERRFQKIKIDAPSIDDTVSILRGLRERYEVHHSVRISDNALVAAATLSERYINDRFLPDKAIDLIDEAASRLNIVITSKPEEIDEIDRKVLQFEMEKLSLKRETDVFSVERLKKINIELISLKDKQAELGAKWKKEKDEIDEISTIKEEIESVQLQIDQAKRSFDLNKAAELEFGTLNSLQKKLKEKNECLVNSHKNGEASLLRQEVTFDDIAEVVSKWTSIPVQNLNQSEKDKLLSLESVLKEKIIGQNSAIRAVADSIKRSRTGLNDPSKPLASFLFLGPTGVGKTELSKVTAKIIFDSNSSITRLDMSEYMEKHSVSKIIGAPPGYLGFESGGQLTEAVRKNPYSLILLDEIEKAHKDILDILLQVLDDGIITDGQGRTINFKNSIIVLTSNLGSQSITDLSVRKEDTHEIKKVLDNELKKFFKPEFLNRLDEIVIFNNLELNDIKEIAKIQIQNLERRLNKKNLKFKITDEVINQLVENSFDHVYGARPLKRIIQKQIETKISNNILNNHYLNKDEINIYLVNGEIIVD